One genomic segment of Rivularia sp. PCC 7116 includes these proteins:
- a CDS encoding NAD(P)/FAD-dependent oxidoreductase, giving the protein MDVKTMLHEFKFDNYQQSKRITVLGAGIAGLVAAYELERMGHQVDIMEGSPRIGGRVWTHRFGNDSSAPYGELGAMRIPSDHECVLHYINEMGLSDKLCKFVTMFEENNALLNIQGKLCRIRDVADRALQKLYQGLFLDKRYSEKTKLFAAWLKTIVNAIGSGELRECLEHDLTHLMDRLETLDLQPFLNLQGKAIDIHRFIKTHPDVREKCSKALDLFLNDILVETSPNLMQLQGGMDQLTTNLAEAINAPIRCNQEIVALRVLENGVEVSWLEEGRLYTRHCDYVLCTIPFSVLRKIELSGFDDKKIAAINNAVYWPATKVLFHCARPFWQKHGIFGGASFSDEGIRQVYYPSVSNNSSQGSVLLASYTIGDDATYLGKMSEQDRSHYVKNALSKIHPEIQTPGMLSDTATIAWSTYKWSAGGCSVPWNHDMSYERHQYQDMARSQNTLFFAGEHCSRLPAWMEGSIESALQAVHDIASYKPSVDSTMKFTSMSLGKVKTSASVPISN; this is encoded by the coding sequence ATGGATGTCAAAACAATGCTGCATGAGTTCAAGTTCGATAATTACCAACAAAGCAAACGCATTACCGTTCTAGGTGCAGGTATTGCTGGTTTGGTAGCTGCTTATGAACTCGAACGTATGGGTCATCAAGTCGATATTATGGAGGGCAGTCCGCGTATTGGCGGTAGAGTCTGGACGCATAGATTCGGCAATGATTCTTCAGCGCCTTACGGAGAGTTAGGAGCAATGCGAATTCCTTCAGATCATGAATGCGTTTTGCATTACATAAACGAGATGGGATTAAGCGATAAGTTATGCAAGTTTGTGACTATGTTCGAGGAAAACAATGCTCTGCTAAATATTCAGGGTAAACTATGTCGCATTCGGGACGTGGCAGATAGGGCATTACAGAAGCTCTATCAAGGTCTATTCTTAGACAAACGCTACAGCGAAAAGACTAAGCTATTTGCAGCTTGGCTCAAGACTATAGTCAATGCCATCGGCTCTGGAGAGTTACGGGAATGTCTCGAACATGACTTAACGCATTTAATGGATAGGCTAGAGACGTTAGATTTGCAGCCTTTTCTTAATCTGCAAGGTAAAGCTATTGATATCCATAGGTTTATTAAAACCCATCCAGATGTTAGAGAAAAATGCAGTAAAGCACTGGATTTGTTTCTCAACGATATTTTAGTTGAGACAAGTCCTAATCTAATGCAACTACAGGGAGGGATGGATCAATTAACTACCAATCTAGCTGAAGCAATCAATGCTCCCATTAGATGCAATCAAGAAATAGTCGCTTTGAGAGTACTTGAAAATGGCGTTGAGGTTTCTTGGTTGGAAGAAGGGCGACTATATACGAGGCACTGCGACTATGTGTTATGCACTATCCCGTTTTCAGTGCTGCGGAAGATAGAGCTAAGCGGCTTTGACGATAAAAAAATAGCTGCAATCAATAATGCGGTTTACTGGCCAGCAACAAAAGTTTTATTTCATTGCGCTCGCCCTTTCTGGCAAAAGCATGGAATCTTTGGGGGTGCCTCTTTCAGCGATGAAGGGATTCGCCAAGTTTACTATCCTTCTGTTAGCAATAATTCTTCCCAAGGAAGCGTATTATTAGCTAGCTACACTATTGGCGATGATGCTACATATCTGGGAAAAATGTCAGAGCAGGATCGCAGTCACTATGTAAAAAACGCTCTGAGTAAAATTCATCCTGAGATTCAAACACCCGGTATGCTTTCTGATACAGCGACTATTGCTTGGAGCACTTACAAATGGAGCGCTGGGGGATGTTCCGTTCCTTGGAATCATGATATGTCATATGAACGTCATCAGTATCAAGATATGGCAAGGTCTCAAAATACGCTGTTTTTTGCGGGAGAACACTGTTCTAGGCTACCTGCATGGATGGAAGGCTCCATCGAATCAGCACTGCAAGCCGTACATGATATTGCGAGCTACAAGCCTTCTGTCGATTCGACAATGAAGTTTACTTCTATGTCCCTAGGCAAGGTTAAAACCTCAGCTTCTGTGCCAATTTCTAATTGA